ACGCTTACGCGCTTCACATATATGCCTATAGAAGCTTCTAGAACCGAAGCGTGGCTTAATGAGATTAGGGGGGCTGCAGAGTAGAGCGTTCGTACCACCGTCTGTAGATGGGCATACGACTACCCCTCTCCTCCCGCCCAATAGATTCATAATCTCATCAAGATCCTTGGGCTGTAGTAGGGGTAGATCTGATGGTATGGTTAGAGTGGCTGTTGCGCCACGCCTCGCACACCAACTCATAGCCTTCGTGATCGCGGCGTTAAGATCATTCGCATCCTCTATCACTTCTGCACCGAGCCTCTTCGCCTCCCTGAGAATTAAATCATCAGAGCTCACTACAACAACCCTGCTAACACTTTCAGCCTCTAGAGAAGCCTGTATAACATGTGTTAACATTGCTAGAGATAGCTCACGCCTCTCACCAGGTTTAAGTATCGTTGAAAGCCTGCTCTTCGCCCTATCCAGCCTCTTAGCTGGTATGATCACGAAGGTCTGCAGAGTTTTCACCTCAGCTTAGCGAGCCTCTCCCTAATCACACTCCTCGACAAGATGATTTCGATGATCACACAGGATATCGCAACCTCTAGAAAGGCCTTCACATTAACGATCGATGTGAACGCTACGATGGCGGGTAAGGGGACCTTTAGCACATAACCCACCCAGAGTATTATACTCCCCCACAGATATGGTGTTTCAGCAACCTCGCCCAATAAACCAGCAAAGAGCGGTCTAAGACGCCTCGCGGCAAGCCCAGCGACCCCAGCTAGAATAGCGTTACCTAAAGGCACAAATGGGTTCCCCAGCTTTGTAGTCTCAAGGATAAGGCTTAGAAAGCCGGTTACCGCACCAGGAATAGGACCGGCTGTGAAGGCGACGAGTAGGGGAGGTAGCTGCGAGAAGTGAAGCTCAATCCTCCCCTGAGCAATAGGAGCAGGTAAGGGGAGACCGAACAACCCTAACACATTACCCAACGCGCCCATAACAGCAACAAACGCAACAACCTTACGAGTCATCGCAACAATCACACCATAACATACTGTCAGCACGGCTATTATTTATATCTTCCGACATAATAGAGTTAGGAAGTAACCATATTTATTGCAAAGAGGTTGAGTTGTTAGTACGCGTCTTATGTGAAAGATGAGTTGAGGGTGTTCATAAGCTTCTCAGGCGAGGCTTTTCGGAACCCTCTTATAGGATTGCCGGATGAAGTTAGATTGTAGAGTGGTGTGGTTGTTCTCGTTGAAAACCACTCCAACAGTTCTTTACATATTTCGAGTTTGAGGATCTTTCTATGCAGAGCTTCTTGTGTAATCGGTTCTGGCTTAGAATACTTA
The window above is part of the Nitrososphaerota archaeon genome. Proteins encoded here:
- the cofC gene encoding 2-phospho-L-lactate guanylyltransferase, translating into MKTLQTFVIIPAKRLDRAKSRLSTILKPGERRELSLAMLTHVIQASLEAESVSRVVVVSSDDLILREAKRLGAEVIEDANDLNAAITKAMSWCARRGATATLTIPSDLPLLQPKDLDEIMNLLGGRRGVVVCPSTDGGTNALLCSPPNLIKPRFGSRSFYRHICEARKR